In the Harmonia axyridis chromosome 3, icHarAxyr1.1, whole genome shotgun sequence genome, one interval contains:
- the LOC123676914 gene encoding ankyrin repeat domain-containing protein 13C, with translation MNMADIEEYPLHKAVFENDLKNVSRMLRTVDIAAKDRHGNTPLHLAVMLGRVECVQLLLKHDAPVKVKNGLGWTVLAEAVSYGNRPTISSLVRKFRQQSREQMEERRPNLVEALNRINDFYMELKWDFQSWVPLVSRILPSDICKIYKSGANIRLDTTLVEFTDMRWERGDISFIFNGLAPSNESLTVLDNVLKVYQKVKYEENEMEIEDEVDLLMSTDILAAQISTKSISFARAQSGWIFREDRKELVAGQYDSELYTVHGLMLESRKRREHLSADDLQKNKAILESFTKGNNLQNLDQNGIPLRRTSLIPPPDKSITWEQYINAEINGYPRLGRDLVYKESTKAFKATIAMSSDFPLSVDMLLNVLEVIAPFKHFSKLRDFITLKLPTGFPVKVEIPILPTVTAKITFQHFEFKNDISKSLFTIPKNYGEDPARFPDL, from the exons aTGAATATGGCGGATATAGAGGAATATCCTCTGCATaaagcagtttttgaaaatgatCTCAAAAACGTATCAAGAATGTTGAGAACGGTGGATATAGCTGCCAAGGATAGACATG gtaATACACCTTTACATCTTGCAGTTATGCTTGGGAGAGTTG AATGTGTTCAACTACTTTTGAAACATGATGCTCCAGTTAAGGTGAAAAATGGTCTAGGATGGACTGTATTAGCAGAAGCAGTGAGCTATGGAAATAGACCTACAA TTTCCTCATTGGTGAGAAAGTTTAGACAGCAATCCAGAGAACAGATGGAAGAAAGGCGACCTAATTTAGTAGAGGCATTAAATAGGATCAACGATTTTTATATGGAACTTAAGTGGGATTTTCAGAGTTGGG TACCTCTTGTATCCAGAATACTGCCATCAGATATTTGTAAAATCTATAAAAGTGGAGCTAACATAAGGCTTGATACAACCCTAGTTGAATTTACTGACATGAGATGGGAAAGAGGAGATATATCTTTCATCTTCAATGGATTAGCACCATCAAATGAAAGCCTCACTGTCTTAGATAATGTATTGAAAGTTTATCAGAAGGTTAAATATGAG gaGAATGAAATGGAGATAGAGGATGAGGTTGATTTGCTCATGTCTACTGATATATTAGCTGCTCAAATTTCTACTAAAAGTATTTCGTTCGCCAGAGCTCAAAGTGGTTGGATATTCAGAGAGGATAGGAAG GAATTAGTGGCTGGTCAATATGATAGCGAATTGTATACTGTTCATGGTTTAATGTTAGAAAGTAGGAAAAGAAGAGAACATCTCTCTGCTGACGATCTCCAGAAAAATAAAGCTATTTTAGAGAGTTTTACTAAAGGaaacaaccttcaaaatcttGACCAAAATGGAATT CCCTTGAGAAGAACTAGTTTAATACCGCCTCCAGATAAAAGTATCACTTGGGAACAATATATAAATGCCGAAATAAACGGTTATCCTAGGCTAGGTAGAGATCTTGTTTACAAAGAGTCTACTAAGGCTTTCAAGGCTACAATAGCAATG AGTTCTGATTTTCCACTTTCAGTTGACATGCTATTGAACGTACTTGAAGTAATAGCCCCATTTAAGCATTTCTCCAAACTCAGAGACTTTATAACATTGAAATTACCAACAGGTTTTCCTGTCAAAGTCGAAATACCTATTCTACCCACCGTTACTGCGAAGATAACTTTTCAGCATTTCGAATTCAAAAATGACATCTCCAAGAGCTTGTTTACCATTCCTAAAAATTATGGCGAAGACCCTGCCAG ATTTCCAGATTTATGA